TGGCACCTCATGCTGCCCCTCCAGCCCTGGCGCGGGCGCTTCCGCCGCCCGGACCTGCGCAACCACCGCAAGCTCCTCATCATCGACGGCAAAGTCGGGTTCGTGGGCTCCCAAAACATGATCGACCGCAGCTATCTCATGCGCGCCAACAAGAAAGCCGGGCGCCAGTGGATAGACATCATGGTCGAGCTCGAAGGGCCCATCGTCGACTCGCTAGAAACCATCTTTGCCGTGGACTGGTACACCGAATCGGGCGAACCACTAGCCCTGGGCAACGCCGCCCCACCCGGCGAAGCGGTCTCCGACGAAAGCGGCGCCACCAACGTCGTCCAGGTAGTGCCCTCCGGGCCCGGCTACACCACCGAGCCCAACCTGCGGATGTTTACCTCCATCGTCCACCACGCCAAGCACCGGCTCATCCTGTGCAGCCCCTACTTCATCCCGGACGAATCCCTCCTCGAGGCCGTCACCACCGCCTGCTACCGGGGCGTGCAGGTTGACCTACTCGTCTCCGAAAAGGCCGACCAGTTCACCGTCCACCACGCCCAATCCAGCTACTACCAAACATTGCTGGAAGCCGGGATGCGCATCTACCAATTCCCCGAACCCTACGTGCTGCACACCAAGTTCCTGCTGGCCGACCCGGACGGCGACCCGGTGGCCGTGCTCGGCTCCTCCAACATGGACATGCGCAGCTTCGGGCTCAACTATGAGGTCTCCCTGATGATCACCCGCGGCAACCTCATCACCCAACTGGCCGACCTCACCGAGGCCTACACCGCCGTGGCCAAGGAACTGACCCTGGCCCAGTGGAAACGCCGCGGCATCGGCCGCCGCTACGTGGACAACGTTATGCGGCTGACCTCGGCGCTTCAGTAGCGCCCGCACCCGCACGCCCCGCCCACCACAGGCCGAGCGCGCACGCCACCATCGAGGCCACCATGCCCACCGCCATGGTCACCGCCGGGGAGGAACCCACAGCCATGAACGGCCCGACCACGCCCGCCAGCCCGAACTGGGCAAAGCCCATCACCGCCGAGGCCGAGCCCGCATTCTTGCGCACCGCCCCCGTGCCCAACGCCGTGGCATTACCCAACACGATGCTCAGCGCGCTGATGCCAAAGAACAGCAGCGGCAACAGCACCCACGGAGACGTCGTGACGAGCGCGGCGAGGAGCAGGGCGGCGTCGATAAGCAGCATGAACAGCACCGTAACCCCCGTGATCCGGTGCGGATCCGCGCGATCGATGAGCTTGGTGTTGACCATATTTCCCAGCACCAAACCCACCGCGTTGACCGCAAAAGCCAGGGAATACGACTGCGCAGACCACCCCATCTGCCCCTGCAGCACGAAAGGCGAGGCGCTGATGTAACAGAACATCGCCACAAAAGCGAAGGTAAACGCCACGGTGTAGCCCTGGAATTGCCGGTTGCGGCACACCGCCGCAAAGCCGCGCAGGACCGCCGACGCCGTCGCCGGGGAACGCCGCTGCGGCGGCAACGACTCCGGCACCCACACCACAGAGACCACCAACTGCACCACGCAGATCGCCGTCAAAATCCACATCAGACCCCGCCACCCCAGCGGGTCCGCCAGCACGCCGCCCACCACCGGCGCGGCCACCGGGGCGATCCCCTGAATGGTCATCACCAGCGCAAACGCCTTGGCCGCGGCCTTGCCACTGGCTATGTCCGGAACCACCGCGCGCGCCAACACAATGCACGCACCCGACCCCAAACCGGCCGCCGCACGCGCACCAATGACCACCGCAACATTCGGCGCCACCGCCGCGGCCACCGAACCCACCGCCGCCAACAGCGCCCCCGCCAACAGGAACGGCTTGCGGCCCAAAGCATCAGACACCGGGCCCACCAGCAGCTGGCCCACCGCCATGCCCACCATGAAGGTAGACAGCGTGAGCTGCCCCGCCGCCGGGGAGGTTGCCAAATCCGCCACCATGGCGGGCAGCGCGGGCAAATACATGTCCGTGGCAAAAGGCGCCGACGCAGACAACAGCGCCAACGCAAGGAGCAGAGACAAAGCTAAACGATCCGACTTCATGGAGAAGTCACCGGCCTTTCTTCACGCCGCGCCGGCTCAGACGCCCGAGACCAGACGCCCGTAACACCCGCGGCGGTGAGGTTGATGGTAAAGCACGCTTGGGAACCCTCAACGTCACTGCCTCATGCGGTCACTGCGCCCGGGGTTAAGACGGCCACCCATGGCATTGTAATGACCTTTCACCCGCAGGGGGACAACGAGTACCCCGCCGCGGTGGATGGCTGATAAATTTCAGGATGGTAAACGGCAGGCAAATTGCCGTGCCTTCCCAATACTCATCAATCCATCGGAGGCGTGGCGCGTGACACTAGGGGGCCCGGCCAGCGGCTCGGCATCGCCCATGGGGCGGCGCCCGGCCTGGACCGACGCACACCTGGGCCGCTTTTCCCCGCTGGGCACCCAGCACTTTATGAACCCCAAGGTCATCGCCGCCGCCGACGATGAGGTCTCCTACAGCTGGGCGGGCAAGGCGGTGCGCTGGGTCGGGGTGGCCGGATGCATCGCCGCGCTGCTCGTCGGCCTCTACCTGGTTGTCGATGGCCTCGGCGGCCTGGGCTCCGGCTACGCCTCGCGCATCTTCGCCGCCGCCTCCCACCCCATCACCGGCCTGCTGCTGGGAATCCTGGCCACCGCCGCGCTGCAATCCTCAACCACCACCACGGCGGTGACCATCGCCGCGGTCGGCTCCGGGGTCCTCAACGTGGCGGTCGCCGTGCCCATCATCCTCGGCGCCAACGTGGGCACCACCGTCACCGCCATGATGGCCGCGTTTAGCTACACCGGCGACCGCGGCGCGTTTCGCCGCGCCCAATCCACCGCGTCCCTCCACGCCTGGTTCAACGTGGGGCTGGTGGGCATTGCCCTGCCCCTGGAGCTGGTGGCACACCCCCTAGAAAAGCTCAGCGGCGCCATCACCAGCGCACTGTCGCTTGCCGACGCCCCCGGCCCCCACATCGACTCCTCCCACACCATCGCCGGGATCCTCGACCCCGTCATCGCCACCCTCGGCACCCGCGGCCTCGCCGGCGCACTGCTGCCCAGCCCCCGTGCCGCCGCCGTGGCCTGCGCACTCGCCGGCATCGCCTGCGGCCTGGCCGCACTGCGCGCCATGCGGCTGCTGCTGCGCGACCTCTTCCGCGCCACCACGGCCACCGCCCTAGAACGCATCTTTGGGGCCTCCCCGGCAGCCGGGCTGATCACCGGCGCGCTCGGCACCGCGCTTATCCAATCCTCCACCGTGACCATCACCTCGCTGCTGCCCTTCGCCGCCTCCCACACGCTGCGCCGGCGAGAATGCCTGGCCGTGATCCTCGGCGCCAACGTGGGCACCACCTTTACCGCGCTGATCATGCCGCTAGCGCTGCCCGGCACCCTGGGCAACGTGGCCGCCCAGGTGGCCCTGGTGCAC
Above is a genomic segment from Corynebacterium uberis containing:
- a CDS encoding Na/Pi symporter, which gives rise to MTLGGPASGSASPMGRRPAWTDAHLGRFSPLGTQHFMNPKVIAAADDEVSYSWAGKAVRWVGVAGCIAALLVGLYLVVDGLGGLGSGYASRIFAAASHPITGLLLGILATAALQSSTTTTAVTIAAVGSGVLNVAVAVPIILGANVGTTVTAMMAAFSYTGDRGAFRRAQSTASLHAWFNVGLVGIALPLELVAHPLEKLSGAITSALSLADAPGPHIDSSHTIAGILDPVIATLGTRGLAGALLPSPRAAAVACALAGIACGLAALRAMRLLLRDLFRATTATALERIFGASPAAGLITGALGTALIQSSTVTITSLLPFAASHTLRRRECLAVILGANVGTTFTALIMPLALPGTLGNVAAQVALVHVLLNVLGAALVVALPPVRRGLIALAKLTARTCDRGYGAALGSLIGCYFLLPAAGLLVAGLS
- the cls gene encoding cardiolipin synthase, yielding MFPFPTFNFATLDTWQALGLVLDYSIKAVAIGYVPEGRRPSSSTAWLLAILLLPVVGLPLFLLMGSPYINRRRHRIQQEANVMIEDVQADTPDYPDDAHLSPEITSMVALNRRLTNLPAVAATNRGLLADYDNTIARMAAAIDTARETVHVQIYIMAWDDTTDVFFRSLERAVARGVTVRLMFDHIGSLKYPKYRTLGRRLTSIGVDWHLMLPLQPWRGRFRRPDLRNHRKLLIIDGKVGFVGSQNMIDRSYLMRANKKAGRQWIDIMVELEGPIVDSLETIFAVDWYTESGEPLALGNAAPPGEAVSDESGATNVVQVVPSGPGYTTEPNLRMFTSIVHHAKHRLILCSPYFIPDESLLEAVTTACYRGVQVDLLVSEKADQFTVHHAQSSYYQTLLEAGMRIYQFPEPYVLHTKFLLADPDGDPVAVLGSSNMDMRSFGLNYEVSLMITRGNLITQLADLTEAYTAVAKELTLAQWKRRGIGRRYVDNVMRLTSALQ
- a CDS encoding multidrug effflux MFS transporter — translated: MKSDRLALSLLLALALLSASAPFATDMYLPALPAMVADLATSPAAGQLTLSTFMVGMAVGQLLVGPVSDALGRKPFLLAGALLAAVGSVAAAVAPNVAVVIGARAAAGLGSGACIVLARAVVPDIASGKAAAKAFALVMTIQGIAPVAAPVVGGVLADPLGWRGLMWILTAICVVQLVVSVVWVPESLPPQRRSPATASAVLRGFAAVCRNRQFQGYTVAFTFAFVAMFCYISASPFVLQGQMGWSAQSYSLAFAVNAVGLVLGNMVNTKLIDRADPHRITGVTVLFMLLIDAALLLAALVTTSPWVLLPLLFFGISALSIVLGNATALGTGAVRKNAGSASAVMGFAQFGLAGVVGPFMAVGSSPAVTMAVGMVASMVACALGLWWAGRAGAGATEAPRSAA